CTTAATCTCATCTTCTAAATTTTTATTTGTTGCTGTAATAATTCTAACATCCACGTGAATTTCTGTATTTCCGCCAACTCTGTAAAAGGATCTCTTTTGTATGAACAATAAAAGCTTGGCCTGCATTTCTAGGGGCATATCACCGATTTCATCCAGAAAGACAGTTCCTTCATCTGCTATTTCAAAAATACCTTTTTTGCCATCCGGACGTGCTCCGGTAAAAGCACCATTTTCATAGCCGAATAATTCACTTTCTAGTAATTCTTTTGGTATAGCGCAGCAATTAATTTCTACAAAGGGAAATTTATTGCGTTTACTTTTTTCATGAATTTTTTTGGCGATAAAGGATTTTCCTGTTCCACTTTCTCCTAAAATAAGAATATTTGCATCACTGTTGGCGGCTTTCATTGCTACACGCTTAACTTCTTTCATAGATAGACTGCTACCAATGATTTCAGGAAATAAATCGTTGGTTTGATAGTGTCTTTTTAGATTTTCTAGTTCATTTAACACTGCATTTAATTCATTTTGATTTTTCTCTAGCATAGAAATATCAGACATTGTTAATAAGGCTCCACATCTTTCTTCCCCGATATTGACAGGATGAATGGAGGCCATTACAGTGAAACCGTTTATATTGCTCAATTTATTTTCAATATATCCGTCACAATTTCCTGAAGCACAGTTTACTAAATCAACTGTTAATGAATTTTCTGCATGAAAGCTGTAAATGTTTTTTCCTTCTACGTCTAGATTAAACATACCATCTTTTTTCTTGAAAGGAATGCCGCACATGATATCAAACAGAGATTCTTTTCTCGCCGTGTACCCTTTTATCTGATAAAAAGCAAGTTCCTTATTTCTTATAATAACTACGTTGGCAATATTTAGAATATAATTTAATTTGTATTCTTTGCTGTCTACGCAAATGGTAGTTTCTTTATTATAATAATCAATGGCACAGTATAATTTTTGTCCGTCCATATTGCATTTAAGTTCATGCGCTTTGTTGTCATTATATTCAATTACTGAATAATGAACGGAATTCTTTACATCTTTTTTGCCTATATATAAAAGGCCTTTCTTTTCTAAAGGCTTATCATATTTAACCCCATATGCTTTTAGGATTTTTGTATTTAAGCCTCCATCATCCTCTCCAACTGAAGTATCTGCAAATAGTAAAATATCTTCTGATTCCAATTTGCCAGCCTGATGGGAGGTTGCATTATAACCGGTGAGACCAAGAATTTCTTTTGCTTTAGAATTGTATTTTATAATTGTACCATTTTTGTCAATCAAAATAACCCCTTCGAAAATATATTCCTCGATTGAAATACTGTCTAAATCTTTATACATCGTGTATTCCTTTCCTTCAGTTCCTATTTTGATATGATTATAATTAATATACTTTAAAAGAAAAGAAAAAACAATACATTTCTCTATCAATGAAATCTGTTCACATATATGAACAGATTTCACTATTGTGAACTTATCATTTTTTTTGCACGATCTAATTTTGCCATTCAGCCTTGAAAACACTGGACGTAAGCCGAATGTATACAAAAGAATTATTTTGGCATAAAAATTGCTTTTTATATTATCGATTAAATAAGAGAAGAATCTCTTAACATTATTACAGGAGGTATAAAAATGGATTCTAAAACGGAAAGTAAAGAAATGCAAAGAAGTCTGAAACCAAGGCATATGGTCATGATTTCCATTGGCGGAGCAATCGGAACAGGGTTATTTGTAGCAACGGGAAGTTCTCTTAGTACTGCCGGACCCGGAGGGGCGATAGTAGCCTACGGAATTATTGGTATCATGGTTTATTTTCTTATGACAAGTCTTGGGGAGATGGCCACACATCTGCCCGTTGCCGGCTCTTTTGAAACGTACGCAACCAGGTATGTAGATTCGGCTCTTGGTTTTGCACTTGGCTGGAATTATTGGTATAACTGGGCTATTACGGTGGCATGTGAACTGGTTGCAGGGGTTATTGTTATAAAGTTTTGGCTGCCGGATGCGTCCGAATTATTAATTTGCGTATTATTTTTAGCTCTTTTATTTGGGTTGAATTATTATTCAGCCAGATCCTATGGGGAAAGCGAATTTTGGTTCGCAGGGATTAAGGTAGTCACCATTATTATCTTTCTTGTTGTGGGCATATTAATGATTCTGGGGGTTTTAGGCGGTCATTCACCCGGATTCTCCAATTGGACCCTTCAAGATGCTCCTTTTGTGGGGGGATGGGCATCCCTTGTAAACATTTTCATGGTGGCAGGATTTTCATTCGGAGGCGTTGAAATCGTGGCCGTAGCTGCCGGCGAAAGTGAAGACCCGAAAAAAAATGTACCGAAAGCGATTAAGACCATATTCTGGAGAATTATGCTCTTTTATGTTGGGGCAATCATTGTTATTGGCTTTTTACTGCCTTACACAGATCCGAATCTGTTGAAGGGAGATATTGATAATGTGGCTGTCAGTCCGTTCACTTTAATTTTTGAAAGAGCCGGGTTAGCAGCGGCCGCTTCTGTTATGAATGCGGTGATTCTTACCTCCATTCTTTCCTGCGGAAATTCATCACTTTATGTGTCTTCCCGTATGTTATATGCTTTAGCTAGAGAAGGGAAAGCGCCGAAGATATTCAGCAGGCTGAACAAACGCGGAGTTCCTGTTATATCCTTGCTGGCGACCACAGCAATCGGTGCGGTATGCTTCTTGACAACCAAAATTGGAGAAGGTACTGTATATGCATGGCTGGTGAATGCCGCAGGCCTGGCCGGATTTATTACCTGGTTCGGCATTGCTATCTGTCATTACAAATTTAGAAAGGCCTTTCTGGCTCAAGGACATGATTTGTCTGAATTGCAGTTCAAAGCAAAATTCTATCCCTTTGGACCAATCTTTGCCATGGCGTTATGCATCATTGTAATTCTAGGACAGAATTATGCAGCTTTTCTCGGCGGAACAATAGACTGGAAGGGCATTTTGGTATCCTACATTGGTTTGCCTTTGTTCCTGATACTATATGTTGCTTATAAAATCATTAAGAAAACAAAGATCATAAAACCAGAAGACGCTGATTTATCCGGGGTTGAGGAATAGAGTATCAGAAGAAAATAATAAAACGCGTTTATTAAATTTATTACATAAGATCAAAGCTTACATATACGAAAATATATTAGGAGGAATAGTATGATATCAGAAATAAAAAATAATGTTTTGTATGTAGATGGATGCAATACAATCGAATTAGCAGAAAAGTATGGGACTCCATTGTATGTATACTCTGAGAATGCCATTGTAAAGGAATGCAGAAAATTACAAGAATGTTTCTTGAATAAGTATGAAAATACCAGAGCTGCTTATGCGGCAAAAGCTTTTTCCTGTATAGCTATGTGCAGAATTATAGAAAGAGAAGGTCTGTGTCTGGACGTGGTTTCCGGCGGAGAACTCTTTACCGCGATAAGAGCAGGGTTTCCGGCAGAAAGGATTGAATTCAACGGAAATAATAAACTGAAAGAAGAATTGGAACTTGCGATTGACTATGGGATCGGAAGAATTATCGTGGATGGTCTGCAGGAATTAAATTTAATTGAATCCATATGCAGACAAAAAAATAAGACTATGGATGTTCTTTACCGAATTACGCCGGGGGTGGACAGTCATACTCACAATTACATTACGACGGGTAAAAAAGATTCTAAATTTGGAATCCCACTGGATGATGATGTTATCTATCCTGCCGTTGAAGCGGCTATCAATAGCTCTTATGTGAACTTTAAAGGAATTCATTTTCATGTGGGCTCTCAGTTATTTGACAATAAATCTCATTTACTGGCGTTGGAAACGGTGCTTCAGCTAGTGAAAAATATTAAAGAACGGTTCAATTATGATGTGACAGAATTAAATGTCGGAGGTGGATTTGGAGTTACTTATACAGATGAAAAACAAAAATCATATGAGTACTTCTTAGATCCCATTATGGAAAGAATCATTGAATTTTCTCAAAAAATGAACATAAAAAGACCGGCAGTAGTAATTGAACCTGGCAGAAGTGTGGTGGCAGAAGCCGGAGTCACGTTATATAAAGTGGGAAGCATTAAAGATATTAAAGGGATTCGAAAATATGTTTCTGTGGACGGCGGCATGACAGATAATATCCGCCCGGCTTTATATCAGGCAGCGTACAGAGGAGCTCTTGCAAATAAAATGAATGAGCCTGCTGACCATACGATTACCGTATGCGGTAAATGCTGTGAATCCGGTGATATATTAATTAAAGACGGTCAATTTGCGGAAGCACAGGCAGGAGATATTCTGGTGATTTTCACAACAGGAGCTTACGGTTATTCCATGGCAAGTAATTATAATAAAAATCCTGTTCCGGCAGTTGTGCTTGTTAAAGATGGTAAGTCCACAGAAATCATCCGCAGACAAAGCTATGAAGATATCATTAGCAGGGAGTCAACGGAGGAACTTTGGTAGGTGAGAATATGCTTAGACAATATATTGATGAAAAATTAGGCTTGCTGAAAGGTCATACCGGCGTATATTATAAAAATTTAATAACGGGGGAGACCCTTTTGACCAAAGGGGAAGATCAGTTCCTGGCAGCCAGTGTGATAAAAATATGGGTTATGGCCGAAGCTTTTTATCAGATACGAGAAGGAAAAATAAAAAGAGAGCAAAAGATCCTTTTATGCGACTCTGATAAAATCCCGGAGGGCGGAATGCCGGACTACTTGGCTCAAAAAAAACAAGGTGTTTTATCAGATGACATGTTTCCGGAAAGCGGAGTCCTTAATTATCTCCATAGCGGAATTCCCTTTACTGTAGAGGATCTATATAAGCTTATGATCGTCATCAGTGACAACACGGCAACCAATATGCTGATTCGTTTATTGGGAATAGATAAAATCAATGAGTTTATTGCATCCCTTCACATGAGTAAGACTCGATTGAACAGGCTTCTTTTCGACACGAGCAAAGAAAAGGAGAACACCATTTCTCTTGAAGAGGCTGGAATTTTTCTGGAAAAAATCTATAGAGGTGAAATGATTTCTCCGGAAGCAAGCCGGGAAATGTGTGCGATTTTGCAGAACCAGCAGGCTAATTTTAAAATACCTTTTTTTCTGCCTCAGATTCCCATAGCTCATAAAACGGGTGAAGATAACGGCATAACCAATGATGTAGGAATCGTATACGGCGAGGTGCCTTTCATTCTATGCTTTGCTGCAAATGATGCGGATGTTCCAAGTGCAAATCAAGCTTGTCAGGAAATCGCAAGAGCGGCATATCGATACAGTCTGGGTATGGAACGTTTATCAGAAAGCTGATAGGTAAAATAAAATAAACATCTATTCGAAAGAGGAAGAAGACTCAATAGAGGAATCATCCTCTTTTTGATTGGAGAAAATCTTCGGTATGTCTACAGCCGGCTGGGAACTTTTAACTTATATCCTTTACTGTTTTGTAGAAAATTGGTATAATATAAATTGGTTTATACTAGAAAAAAAGGAATAATAAGATGAATCATAGCATAAAAAGAAAAACTTTAGTATTTATAGTATTAAATTTAATTTTTACCACCCTTCTTTTGACAGGATGCAGCTCCTCAGAAGAAAATAAAATTAATGAATTAATAAAAATGGACGATAATCATTATAGGATAGAAATTGCAGAGGACAACAGTCTGGTCATAAGATTGCCGGAAGGAAGGCCCAGAGTGCCGCAGCTGCAGTGCGCCGGGGCAGATGTGGTTCAAGCTATGTTCCCGGACGGATGCAAGGAGGCTCTGGCAAAAATCTATACCAAGGATCAGTATTACGCGGTTCGTTTCATAAAGGAGGCTTCTCTGGGATTTGAACTTCAATATGATGATCGGTATAAATTCATACCCAAAACCATAACCGCTACAGGTTTTTCCAGCAGCAATCCGAATGTGGCTCAGGTGGATGACCTTGGAAATGTTAAAATTGTAGGCGTTAGTGACGACGGAGCCGTTATCACGGCAACAGATGGACAGCATGAAGAAAAATTAACGATAAGCAGAACGGTCCGAGCCCCTCTGGACATTTATTTTATAACGGGACAGAGCAATGCTTCTTATTACTATGCAGACCCGGCGCTGGCCACGGTGACAAAACCCGGAACCGCATATCATTACAGTGAGCTGGCCGGAGGGGTTCAAATCTGCTCCATGAATGATGAAAGCGGCGCCATGCAGCGTGGAAATCTGGAAGCGTCTTTCGGAAAGACCCTGTATGATTTGACGGGAAACAAGGTCTTGATGGTCAATGCGGGTGTCAGCGGTCAGAAAATAGAGACCTTTGTACCGCTGAACGGGCAATCGTACCAGTATATCAGCAAGGTCTGGCAGATCGTACAACGATATGTTAACGACGAGACCTTTTTAAATCATTATGAACCCCATATAAAAAGCTACATTTGGGCGCAGGGAGAATCCGATCCGGATTTGGATATCGGGGTATATAAAAACGATTATATGAAGCTTCATGAAATGCTGACAAGCTCAGACTATGGATTTAAATACGGATTTATCATAAAGGTGCGATCCATTTTTCCGAATCCGTCAGAAGCACAGGAAGAACTGGCCAGTGAGAATGAGGATATTGCCATAGCCACCAGATCTTCCGATCATTTTACAGTAGAAAATGGCAAAATGCGGTTTGACGACCTGCATTATTCCCAGATCGGAGATAACCTGCTGGGGGAAGAGACGGCTCGAACCATTGTCAAGGCATATACGGAGGGAATGGATTCCGTAACGGGGAATTATTAAACGAATTGGTAAAATAATTCATTATTTTTTATGAAAAGCGCATAATATGAACATGAATAATATATATGATAAAAAACAAAGAGCAACTTTAATTGTGGTGATAGTGACCTCTTTTATAACGACCTTTACCGGAAGCGCATTGAATTTGTCCGTGCCGGCTATCGGCACTGAATTTCAGGTCAGTGCCGGTCTGGTAGGCTGGATCGTGACCTCCTACATGCTGGCATCAGCAGCTTTTTCTGTACCTTTTGGGAGGGTGGCGGACATTACATCCAGAAAGAAAGTATTGGTAACCGGTATTTTAATTTTTGCCCTATGCTCCCTTGCCGCTGCTTTTGCTTGGAATATGAAAATCATTTTAGCCTTAAGGGCTCTTCAAGGGTTTGGGGCTGCCATGATTTTCAGTACCAATATAGCTGTCCTAATCAGTGCCTTTCCGGAAAGTACCAGAGGTAAGGTTCTGGGATATTCTACGGCATCTACTTACATCGGGCTTTCGGCGGGACCTGTTATAGGAGGCTTGTGCAATCATTACTTTGGATGGCGTTCCATTTTTATATTGACCTCCGTAGTTAGTGCCGCTGTATTTTATATGGCGGTAAGAGGACTTCCCAAGACGGAGAAGAAAAATGAAAAAATAGATGTTGATATTGCCGGAAATGTGTTGTATATCGCAATGATCCTTTGCCTTTTATACGGATTGTCTGCTTTTTCCACAAATCTTCTGGCGAAGGTCTTACTGCCGATAGGGGCGGCTTCCGCCATACTGTTCGGAAGGCATGAACTGAAAACGGAGAATCCCATTGTGGAGTTAAGATTATTTACCCATAATTTAGCCTATACCTTTTCAAATATTGCCGCCCTGCTAAATTACGGTGCTACATTTGCAATCAGCTATTTATTGTCCATATATCTGCAGGTGGTCATGGGATACAGCTCTCAGACTGCCGGGATTATTTTGGTGGCACAGCCGGTGGTCATGGCGCTTCTGTCACCGTATGCGGGAAAGCTGTCGGACAGGATATCCCCTTTTAAGCTGGCATCCTTTGGCATGGGTCTATGTGCCGTTTGCTTGCTGTTTTTCTCCTTTTTATCGGAAAGCTTTCCGCTGTGGAGCATTATTGCGGTTTTGATGGTGGCCGGTGTTGGCTTCGCTTTTTTCTCCTCCCCCAACACCAATGCAGTCATGGCCTGTGTGGAGAAAAAAGATTACGGCGTGGCTTCGTCCCTGTTGGCGACCATGCGAACCATAGGGCATACTTCAAGTATGGCCACGGTTACTTTTGTGGTCGGAATGTATATGGGAAATACGGCTCTGGCGGAAGCAGAACCCTACGTGTTAATAAAGACGATGCATATGTCTTTTATTATATTTACAGGAATTTGTGCTATAGGAACCTTTTTTTCTTTAAAAAGGAAATAGTAAACGGAATATTTGATTTTGGAGAGTAACATGATGTTGAATAAAAATAGCAAGGATGCAGCAACAGAGGAGGAAAACTCTGAAAAGAAGGCAGAACCAAAAAAATCTAAAAAGTCGAAATCCTCTTCTTATGAAAGGGCTCTGAAAAAGAGACAGCGGGTAAAACGGTCTGCCGCCGATCAGGTCAGAAGAGCCGAAGCCAAAATTCAAAAAGCGGAGCAGGCTGCGACCAAGAAAGAAAGGGCCGCTGAAAAAAAAGAACAAGAAAAAGAAAAAAAATTAGCTGAGCTCATTAAAAAAGAAGAAAAGATTGTTGAAGAACAAGAACAAAAGAAAGCGCAAAAAGCAGCAGATAAAATAAAAAGGCGGGAAGAAAAGGAACAAGAAAAAGCAGAAAAAAGGCAGAGAAAGGCGGAGCTTGCAGCCCGGTCTCCACTGCAAAAAAAGGTTGACAGACGAATAAAAAGAAAAAAAATTCTTTCCAAACTTTTGATTATACTGATTGCCGCATGTCTCATACTGGCCGGAATGAAGTTTGGACCGACCATGCTTAAAATCCTTCCGATACATGATATGAGCATAACGGAGATTACAGAAAACATAAAAGCGAAAATCCCTTTCTTAAATAAAGAAAAGGAACCGGCTGCGGAAGCGGGAAATATAAGAAAACTATACATATGTAATACTGAATGGAAGGATAGGGGCAAGCAAGTTATTTTTTCAGTATATAGTATAATTGGAGAGTAGCACGATGGTAAATAACAGCAAGGATGCGATAGAAGAGGAAGCCTTTGAAATAAAGAAAACCAAAAAATCAAAGCAAACACCTGAGGAAAAAGCAGTCAAGAACAAGCAGAAGGTGGAGCGGGCAGCCAATGCAAGGGTCAGAAGAGCAGAGGCTCAGGTCAGAAGAGCAGAACAGGCTTCTAGGGACAAGGAAAAGTCCTCTGAAAAAAAACAGAAAGAGAAAGATAAAAAGGCGTCCAATAAAATAAAGGCGCAGGAAAA
This region of Aminipila luticellarii genomic DNA includes:
- a CDS encoding sigma-54 interaction domain-containing protein, whose protein sequence is MYKDLDSISIEEYIFEGVILIDKNGTIIKYNSKAKEILGLTGYNATSHQAGKLESEDILLFADTSVGEDDGGLNTKILKAYGVKYDKPLEKKGLLYIGKKDVKNSVHYSVIEYNDNKAHELKCNMDGQKLYCAIDYYNKETTICVDSKEYKLNYILNIANVVIIRNKELAFYQIKGYTARKESLFDIMCGIPFKKKDGMFNLDVEGKNIYSFHAENSLTVDLVNCASGNCDGYIENKLSNINGFTVMASIHPVNIGEERCGALLTMSDISMLEKNQNELNAVLNELENLKRHYQTNDLFPEIIGSSLSMKEVKRVAMKAANSDANILILGESGTGKSFIAKKIHEKSKRNKFPFVEINCCAIPKELLESELFGYENGAFTGARPDGKKGIFEIADEGTVFLDEIGDMPLEMQAKLLLFIQKRSFYRVGGNTEIHVDVRIITATNKNLEDEIKNKHFREDLFYRLYILPIYIEPLKRHKEDISQLIDYNMKKNNASLDEHKVLSVQANKMLLSYNYPGNVRELENIIERAFVLSEGEVIYPEHLMLKRAENTAGIDIREKTLDKLMAAYEKKVILEALKLNEQDYIKTFEYLGIGKTCFYNKLKKYGIK
- a CDS encoding amino acid permease, whose product is MDSKTESKEMQRSLKPRHMVMISIGGAIGTGLFVATGSSLSTAGPGGAIVAYGIIGIMVYFLMTSLGEMATHLPVAGSFETYATRYVDSALGFALGWNYWYNWAITVACELVAGVIVIKFWLPDASELLICVLFLALLFGLNYYSARSYGESEFWFAGIKVVTIIIFLVVGILMILGVLGGHSPGFSNWTLQDAPFVGGWASLVNIFMVAGFSFGGVEIVAVAAGESEDPKKNVPKAIKTIFWRIMLFYVGAIIVIGFLLPYTDPNLLKGDIDNVAVSPFTLIFERAGLAAAASVMNAVILTSILSCGNSSLYVSSRMLYALAREGKAPKIFSRLNKRGVPVISLLATTAIGAVCFLTTKIGEGTVYAWLVNAAGLAGFITWFGIAICHYKFRKAFLAQGHDLSELQFKAKFYPFGPIFAMALCIIVILGQNYAAFLGGTIDWKGILVSYIGLPLFLILYVAYKIIKKTKIIKPEDADLSGVEE
- the lysA gene encoding diaminopimelate decarboxylase is translated as MISEIKNNVLYVDGCNTIELAEKYGTPLYVYSENAIVKECRKLQECFLNKYENTRAAYAAKAFSCIAMCRIIEREGLCLDVVSGGELFTAIRAGFPAERIEFNGNNKLKEELELAIDYGIGRIIVDGLQELNLIESICRQKNKTMDVLYRITPGVDSHTHNYITTGKKDSKFGIPLDDDVIYPAVEAAINSSYVNFKGIHFHVGSQLFDNKSHLLALETVLQLVKNIKERFNYDVTELNVGGGFGVTYTDEKQKSYEYFLDPIMERIIEFSQKMNIKRPAVVIEPGRSVVAEAGVTLYKVGSIKDIKGIRKYVSVDGGMTDNIRPALYQAAYRGALANKMNEPADHTITVCGKCCESGDILIKDGQFAEAQAGDILVIFTTGAYGYSMASNYNKNPVPAVVLVKDGKSTEIIRRQSYEDIISRESTEELW
- a CDS encoding serine hydrolase, yielding MLRQYIDEKLGLLKGHTGVYYKNLITGETLLTKGEDQFLAASVIKIWVMAEAFYQIREGKIKREQKILLCDSDKIPEGGMPDYLAQKKQGVLSDDMFPESGVLNYLHSGIPFTVEDLYKLMIVISDNTATNMLIRLLGIDKINEFIASLHMSKTRLNRLLFDTSKEKENTISLEEAGIFLEKIYRGEMISPEASREMCAILQNQQANFKIPFFLPQIPIAHKTGEDNGITNDVGIVYGEVPFILCFAANDADVPSANQACQEIARAAYRYSLGMERLSES
- a CDS encoding sialate O-acetylesterase; the encoded protein is MNHSIKRKTLVFIVLNLIFTTLLLTGCSSSEENKINELIKMDDNHYRIEIAEDNSLVIRLPEGRPRVPQLQCAGADVVQAMFPDGCKEALAKIYTKDQYYAVRFIKEASLGFELQYDDRYKFIPKTITATGFSSSNPNVAQVDDLGNVKIVGVSDDGAVITATDGQHEEKLTISRTVRAPLDIYFITGQSNASYYYADPALATVTKPGTAYHYSELAGGVQICSMNDESGAMQRGNLEASFGKTLYDLTGNKVLMVNAGVSGQKIETFVPLNGQSYQYISKVWQIVQRYVNDETFLNHYEPHIKSYIWAQGESDPDLDIGVYKNDYMKLHEMLTSSDYGFKYGFIIKVRSIFPNPSEAQEELASENEDIAIATRSSDHFTVENGKMRFDDLHYSQIGDNLLGEETARTIVKAYTEGMDSVTGNY
- a CDS encoding MFS transporter — protein: MNMNNIYDKKQRATLIVVIVTSFITTFTGSALNLSVPAIGTEFQVSAGLVGWIVTSYMLASAAFSVPFGRVADITSRKKVLVTGILIFALCSLAAAFAWNMKIILALRALQGFGAAMIFSTNIAVLISAFPESTRGKVLGYSTASTYIGLSAGPVIGGLCNHYFGWRSIFILTSVVSAAVFYMAVRGLPKTEKKNEKIDVDIAGNVLYIAMILCLLYGLSAFSTNLLAKVLLPIGAASAILFGRHELKTENPIVELRLFTHNLAYTFSNIAALLNYGATFAISYLLSIYLQVVMGYSSQTAGIILVAQPVVMALLSPYAGKLSDRISPFKLASFGMGLCAVCLLFFSFLSESFPLWSIIAVLMVAGVGFAFFSSPNTNAVMACVEKKDYGVASSLLATMRTIGHTSSMATVTFVVGMYMGNTALAEAEPYVLIKTMHMSFIIFTGICAIGTFFSLKRK